Genomic DNA from Fusarium oxysporum Fo47 chromosome IX, complete sequence:
GAGGTATTCAAAGAGTCGGTCACTTCAAGTCAGAGATCGCAACGTGCTATGCCGACGCAGTTTGTGGTAACAAGGCATTTTATTTGAACGGAAGAAGCTCTTGCTGTTGTTAAATTACGATGTCTAAGGTTTGATGGCATAGTTTGTGGCTAGATTCGTCGGATATGACGGCATTAAAGGAAAGAAACATCCCGAGCTCTGCCACAAAGGATGACTGGCGTTTTGATTTCATATTGTGGAGGCGTTTGCTGTGGAGTCTTTTGAGTTGAGAGGAGAGCAagggtatatataagaaagagaTAACAAGACACGGGGTGATAGAGAAAACAGGATGATAGTTTGTATCTTGTCCAATAAGATTCAATTGATGCCCAAGAAAGTATTTACTAACAACAAACATGAATATCTGAATGTTGAGTCCTCACCGCGTTTCAATGTAGCTCCTATCACTGACAGCGGTGAGCTCCgtcttatcttatcgcaCCCCGCCCTCCTCCGAGCATTCCCCTGTAGCTTAAGCTCTAACCCCGCCGACATACGCTACCGCCCGCCTCGACTATCATTCATTGTCCTTGTGATCTCTCTTGGGACGACGATTGGATTATCCAATCTCACGTAGTACCAACAAACTGATAAACAGCTACTGTACAGCTAGGCACAGGTACAGGTACAGGTACAGGTACAGTGCTCAACGTGTCTCCATGTAAATACCTTACACTGCTTGCTCTCGCTCACATACAAAACCCCCTCCctctcctttttctttctgattctttctttcttctccttcttctctctcctTGGCTTCGTCCCAGCATCTCATCTTGTGATGCTTCATCGTCTCCTCGTAGATTCTTTACTTTTGTGAAATAATCTGTGCTTTCGTACTTGACTCATAATGTCTTCGTTGCCTTCAAACGTCCATGTCTCTCAGCACCCGTGTCTACGGGCAAAGCTGAGCCAGCTTCGCTCAAAGGCCAACAGCCCTAGAGAGGTCAAATCACTGATTCATGAGATCTCTCTGATTGTCTCTTGTGAAGCTCTTGCTTCGTCTTTGGAAGCTACGGAAGGGACTCAGGTATGACGCATAATGGGTACTTTCGAAGCTTCACTAACCATGAATAGGATGAGACGCCTTTGGGCTTCCAGTTCACTTCCACAACAGTGCAACCAAGTACCATGTGTCTGGTTCCCATTCTGCGATCAGGTCTTGGCATGGTTGACGGTTAGTCCAGCTGCCACTTCCCTCATATTGCCTAAACTGACCACTCCAGCTGTGCAAACCATGCTCCCTATCCCAGTTCCAGTTCATCATCTGGGCATGTACCGTGAGCCGTCTACTCTCGACCCAGTTGAGTACTACAACAATCTTCCCCAGCAAATTCCGGGTGACTCCTCCAACAGCAACGCTAGTAGCCTTGCTATCTTGGTCGATCCTGTTATTGCAACTGGCGGGACCTGCGCCGCCGCCATCCAGACGCTTCGTGAATGGGGCGCAAAGAGAATCATTGTTCTCGCCGTTATTGGAGCTGACGAGGGTGTTCAGAGAGTCGCTGCCGAGTGGCCCGAGGGATGCGAGGTTTGGATTGCAGCAGTGGACAAAGAGTTGACCAAGGATGGTATGCTGAAGCCTGGTCTGGGAGATGTTGGTGACAGGTTGTTCTTAACTATCGGCAAATGAGTGCACATTTACAGGTTTTGGGCGTTGTATTCTCATTGCATTAACATATAGGTTAGATAGTATACATCATAAGTACCCCCATATTCCTCAAGGAATTACAAACTGCTCCTCGTCAAGTAATGTGCTCTCGTTCCAGCACTCGTCAATCCATTTCCCTGTCACTAATCTTGGTTGCAAGCGCCTTGAGCTCAGCTCTTTTCGTACCATATCAGCGGCCTCGCCCACTTGCATCGGGTCGTCGCCTTCGATCACCACATGTGTCACAGACAGATCATCGGTGTCATCTGTAACATTACCCCCGCCGTACTTGACAAGGTGCTTTAGCCTCGAAATCTTGTTGTCGCCAGCTTCCACGGCATGAAACAGCACCACACAACGTCGAAAGGTAAAGCTCCTTAATCGTCCTAAGTCTTTCCCATGTTCCTCAAGCTGTTGGAGAAACTCATTCTTGTCAAATTGCGTGCCGTCCTCAATCTTAGGCATGTCTTGCATTAGCTCTCTGAGTTCTTCGATGGAAAGATCCCGCGCGTAGCTGTCCCCAAACTGATCTGTATTATCTTCTGCCGCTCGGTGTAATGCATCAGTGGCGTGAAACAGATGCGACGGTTCAAATGGCAAAAGAAACGCTCCCAATTCCTGTTCAAGACAATCTCTTATCCATTTGGGGCAGATAATGTCAACGGCCCCTCCTTTAATGAGGCTCGCCACCTTTACCACCTTCTTGTCGGCTATCAGAACCATGTTGGTCCCTGGTACGGCTCGTTGTAAGACTGTGCCGCCATTCTCCTTGATGATGGCCTCAAGCTGGGCCTTGGTCTTTTTATAAGGTCGGAGCGCTTCTGAAAGTACGCAGAAGTCCAGTCCCTCGAAAAGGTTTGTCATCTCTCCCTTGAACTCAGCTACAGTCGCGTCTTCTCCAGCAATGGTCAGCTCTCTCTTCACTCGCTTGGGGTTGCGCCGCTTCCTGTCCTCAACCGTCATCGCCTTCTCCTTtgactcttcatcaactcGCTCCTTCAACTCCTGGAACTCTTCAAGGGAGAGGGCTGTATCCCAGGTTCGGTCCAGTCGGAGTCGTCTGAATCGTGGGAATCTTAGTGTGAAGCCTCGGGCGAATTGATCTGAAGGTCCAACACTGGCTGCTTTCACAGAAACAACAACAGAGTCTTTAGGCCGAATCCAGACATCCGGTCTCTCATACTGTCTAagctctcctcctccaaGTTCGATGTACTTTGATGGCGGATTCTTCTGATCCCACTCAATCCACTTGCCTTCTGTTCGATGTCGAATCTCCGCATAGTCTTCTGCACGGAAACCGCCACCGACTTTGAAGAAACTGAAACATTTCTCGGGGTTGGCGCCAGCTTGGATATGATTCTGCGTAACACGCAGTCCACACAGAAAGCTTGATAGCATGCCACCTCGTTTCCCTGAACCATAGTAGCCACCAATAATGACACAGTCGAGGGACTCGCCAAACTCGGACATGTATTCAGGTTTGACCTTGAGCCAGTCATCATTTCGACTGTTGAGGCGGTACATAGATCGCGGGTTCTTCAGCACAAGGCCTTCAGAAGCATTAGCGACGACCTCACGGAGAAGAGGCTCGATTGCGTCGGCACTCGTTGCCTTGTCGTAACTGTGAATTTCAAGTCGGCGATGAACAGGCTTGATAGCCTTTTCCAAAGCTCGATGTCGATCCCGCAGGGTATATTGAGTTAGGGGTTTGTTGTTCAGGTAAAGGATATCAAAAACGCGGAACAATGGCCTGTGCCCAGCTGAGTCTGTATCAGACTTATTCTTCTGTTCCGAAAGCGCAGCTGTTTTGAGGGTGCCAAAAGGCACTATCTTGTCGACACCCATATCCCAGGTGATCATTTCGCCGTCCAGGATCAAGTTTTTTACTCCAGATGCAAATGCGTTTTTCAAATGTCTGGTCAGACTTGAGTTCTCGTCTTGAAGACCATCGCCGTAGAGATAGGTGTAATCTTTGGCTTTTCGTGACCAAAAACAGAACCTTTTGCCGCCCGGGTGGCTCTTGTCTTGGACCATATGGACTTGCATACGCTCACCGTCCAGCTTTTCCTCGATCCAGAATTCGGGGTCTTCCTCGGTTGGTCGAAGAAGCTCGATCATTTTTTGAAAAGATGCAGGCATCTGAAATTGGGCGAGCTGTGGTTGGAAACATTGCATCAAAGCAACTCCAGTTTCCTCCTGCTCAAGGCGGGTTTCTGGGTCATGCAGCTCCCAGCAAACACGTCTTAAACTTGAGGACACACTAAATAGAGAATCTCCGTCTGGATGCCACAAGTCAAGGAAAGTCTTCTCCGTGGCCCCGACTTTCATCTGCTTGAGGACGATCCGAATGAGCCACATGAGCTCTTCTGAATTCATGCGATTGTAGAAAGTCTCAAAGACGCGCAGATTCTCTGACTCTCCTGTTGAAGCAGCGAGTTTGTCAAGCTGCTCATTGACTTCTGCAATGGTCATATTCCCAACATCGGTGCGCATTGGCCGCTTTGAGATGACTTCAAAACATCGTCCTGCAAAGTCACCAGCCAGGCGCGACGCTGTCGTCTGACCTGGTAGCTTCCAATGCAACAGGTTGTAGCCATCTTCGGAGTTTTTGTCGATTTTCATAAGCTTAACGAGCAACTTTCCAATTGTGTTTTCTTTGAGTCCGTAAACTCCACGGTCACGGTCTTTGTCTGGCAGGATCAGACGCAAAGCGGGATAGAAATCAGGACCAACTTCTTTGCGCCATCGAGTGATGAAGCGCTCAATGATGTGTCTACGCTGTTCATGAGGAGAAAGCTTGTTCACACCACGGAATCCCTTTCTAGGGCCTGCACCGATGGCATTCTGCTTCTTATTCTCATTGAGGGGGTTGAAGACTTCTCGAAACAGTTCCGAGAAGATGAGCGTCTTTGAGTGATTCTTTGGGCGATTCGGAAACCTTGCGCAAGGTCAGTATAAGGATCGAATTTTTGACGGATTATGAATTGCTCACTTTTCCTCCAGCTCTTCGCGGGTCATGCCCACGATGCCATACTGGATCTCGTCTTCATGCTGTGCCTCATCAGTTTGCGACATGATGTTTTGTTTACTCTAGTTGTAAGCTAGGCGGTTGCAAAGTAGACATGTATTGAGAAGGCCGTTTCGAAACTGcgacaatgatgatgaagaagaaggatgaaaTAAATCATCGAAATGAGATGCGTGATGTTTCTTTCAAACAAAGAGATGGGCCATTTTCTTTGTTCAACTGCTCAAGTCAGATTAACCGTGAATAAGCTATGGCCTGGGCAGAAGCTCCAACTGGGGCGTTGGTGGTTGCTGCCTGTAACTTCACTAGGCTTCAGAGGCAATTGAGGGGCCCAAGCTTACCCTGTGATCCTCGTTATGTCAGCACCTGAAGCGTGTCTCGACATGATCACAACAGATGAGATGGAAACATTGAAGTGTGATCCGCTGTTAACTCCGAGTGCCTTCAGTAACCGAATTGGAAAGGAGAAGATCCTCTGAAAGCTGCTTCATGATAGTCGAGGGGTATGATGCTAGAAGTGGAACGGGGAATGTTGTGGTTGTGAAATACGACGTTGGCCCTCGTACTACCTAAGTATGCAATGTCAAGAAACATGACGTTAAACTAACAAATAATATCCATTGTCTGATGAGAATTCCTGGAGGGAGCTATTAAGAGGAGTCCaatataaggtaattaatGAGCTTGTATAATATTAGAAAAAgtttaataaaaagaatgtaaatctcttattatatttataagtttGGAAGCGTCTGACTTGAAATTCATAAGTTTACCGATCTTTCTTTAGTTGACTTCTTAAGGAGTGCTCTATTGTTAGCCTTCAGCATCGAATTTTTGTCTATTAAAGCCAAGATCGTGACCTATTGATGCGGTGCTAATGGCCGCTTTTCCCGAACCTTGCATTTTTATAAATTGTGTTGAGAAATCATCCGGTGGTCATTGCGGTCTCTGAAACAGTTATATCTGTAGACCATTGTTTCGGGTCTTTGAGAGACTCATGATCAATCATTTCTATCGTACACAAATGGATAAAGTGCGGTCGTATTCGACCTTGATTTATTCTGTGTTGTTCTATGCCGAGGCGGAAAAATGTGGATAAGAAGCTTGTTGTGAAAGCTTGGCCTTTGAGAATGAGACTGCTCATCAGCGATTGGCGTGGAGATTCATCGTGAAAGACATCGTCAGGACGTCATAATAGACGATGGCATTCTTCGATGGACCAGGGACGGGTAATCGGCTTCTGCCCATCAAAGTCTGGACCTTTCGAACACACTAAAGGTCGGGTTATTCAACAGCGGCTGCGATATACGAGTTGAATGGTTGAAAGCTCCATTGAGAAACAACCCCCTACTCCCCTAAACCGACCACTGAAATTGGTGCTGACGGGCTGAACTTCCCCTGCATCGCGACGCCGCGACCCATCCATGAGGAATCGAGCACCCTTGAATTTATTTTTATGCGAGTCTTAGGTAACTCGAACTGGACCTGATCCCTTTCATTCCATCTCTCTCAGCTGCGCTGATAGGCTTTCTGCAGCTTtaaaagttacttttattCTACACGCTCGTTCGACCGGCTGCAATATATACTCTATTTCTCGCCTCTGCCTTTCAGCAGGGCATCTTCCCATCCATGTCAACATCACGAGACTTCGCTGTCCCAGCGGAGCACGATAATACGATACAGCCCCAGGACGATATAGAGCAGAGCAGTCGCCAAAGCCATTCTTCCAACACCAACGTATCTGACGAGAAGGATCAGCATGTCCGCTACAACCTCACCCTCAACACACAGAACCTCTCCCCGCCCAAGGCTGAGCCTATGCGGCCAGTGCGTTCCGATACAGAGGTCCATCGCGAAATGGCATTTTCGCCCTCGATATTGCGACGCCGAATGACTCGCGCCCCAACGTTCAAGACGGTGGAGGATTATGATGAGTTCGACACTGCCTTTGGCGATCGCCCTGGTTGGCAGCCTGGCTCCGAGCCTGGTTATGACCCAAAGCTTCCCGATGGAGGTCATGCTTCGATGCCTGCACTTCAAGCACCCTGTGAGATTTCTGTAATCGACTTTTCGCAAGAAAAAATGGTTAAGCGACACTTCGATAATGTGAATTTCATCGACTTCCTTGAACAGCCAAAGGAAGAATGGGCCAAATGCCGATGGATCAACGTCAATGGACTCAGTTGGGACGTTATTCAGGCAATCGGCAACAAGAAGGGTCTTCACAAGCTTGCTCTGGAGGACATGATGCAGATTAGGAACCGGACGAAAGCTGATTGGTATCCCAACCACGCTTTCATCGTCATGACCCTGCAGAAGCTCGTCCACCTGgtagacgatgaagatgacacAACCAGCACAAGCAGCACATACTCTAGTAAGACGCTCGGCGCTTTGAGAGGCTCAGTGAGGCAGCTTTGGAATACTCGCAGGGCGGCCGACCCCGAGAAGGACTTTGAGAACTCGCTACGGCCACAGGACCCTATTACAGCAGACCTGCAAGAGACGGGCATGATAAGGACATTACAGCGTTATCACGCCTCGGGAAATGAGGCACGAACAGAATTCATGGAGAGCCATTCATCCCTTACGCCATATCAGATGGCCGTTTCGGCAGAGCAGGTCTCCATATTTCTAACATCAGATAACACGGTCATCTCTTTCTTCGAGGTCTCAGCGGGGGATATTGAGCGGCCCATTGTCACCCGTCTGAGTACCCCGGGCACTATTCTTCGCGAGTCCAATGACGCGTCCCTGTTATGTCAGGGCATTATCGACGCCATCATCGACCTTGCCATACCTTTGACGTCTATTTATACAGACATTATTGCCGACATTGAGCTAGATGTGCTCACCTCGCCGAGTATCAGTCAAAGCAAAAAGCTGTATATATGCATTAGTGAGATCAACAAAATGCTGAGCTTCCTCAACCCTATTGACAACCTG
This window encodes:
- a CDS encoding uracil phosphoribosyltransferase-domain-containing protein; translated protein: MSSLPSNVHVSQHPCLRAKLSQLRSKANSPREVKSLIHEISLIVSCEALASSLEATEGTQDETPLGFQFTSTTVQPSTMCLVPILRSGLGMVDAVQTMLPIPVPVHHLGMYREPSTLDPVEYYNNLPQQIPGDSSNSNASSLAILVDPVIATGGTCAAAIQTLREWGAKRIIVLAVIGADEGVQRVAAEWPEGCEVWIAAVDKELTKDGMLKPGLGDVGDRLFLTIGK